A stretch of DNA from Endozoicomonas sp. 8E:
ATACGACGCAAGTTCAATATCATCGTAACCTATCACGGATATATCATCCGGAATCCTGTAACCCCGGGACTGGAGTGCACAAATCACTCCCATGGCCATCAGGTCATTACCAACAAACAGAGCTGATGGTGGCTGCTGGCCATCACCCAGATTGTCTAGCAGATGATTGGCTGCTTCAAAACCACTTTCTGCTGTCAAACGTCCTTCAACAATCCAGCCATTCTCGAGCGGTATTCCAGACTCTTCCAATGCCCGTTGATAGCCCGACAATCTCTGTGAGCTCGGCGACAATGTTGCAGGGCCGCTGATGCAGCCGATGGAGCGATGACCATTATCCAGCAGGTGACGAGTCGCCTCATAACCGCCCTGCTCCGGATCTTCCATAATGACATCGGCTTCCAGTCCCGGAGCCTGACAGTCCAGGATAACCAAAGGCCACTGGCAACGCTCACGCAGCATTTCAAAAAATCCCGGATCACTGTGAGCGGACATCACCAACAAACCATCAATGCGCTTTTCTTCCAGGGTTCGCAAATAAGATGCCTGTTTATCCAGATTGTTATCGGAGTTACAAAGAACCAGATGATAACCCCGCTCATAACAGGTGGCTTCGACACCGTGAATCACCTCGGCAAAAAACGGGTTGGCATTGGAACCCGTTAGCATGCCAATGGTGTAAGTTTTATTCGTTTTTAAACTGCGGGCAACAGCGCTGGGCTTATAGTTCAGTGCTTCAACCGCTTTTCTGACCCGGAATGCCTTATCTTCACTGACAAACCGGGTATCGTTCAGAACATGAGAGACCGTTGAGATGGAAACTCCTGCCTGCTTTGCAACATCCTTGATCGTTGCCATAGCTTCGCTCTCTACCGTTCTATCAAAATCTGTTGTACTTCTGGATAGTGCCTAATGTACTCTGCCAGAAACTGTTCTGTTTCATCCCTTTCCGGGATAGATGTCTGCGCACCGCGGCGAGTCACAGAAATGCCTGCTGCGGCATTGGCAAAACGTGCAGCACTGTCGATGTCTGCTCCTTCAGCCAGCTTCACCAGCAGTGCACCATTAAAAGTATCGCCGGCAGCGGTGGTGTCGGTTGCTGATATTTCAAAACCGGGAACGATTCGAGCCCCTCTCTGATCGGAAATCAGGGCACCCATTCTTCCCATAGTGATAACAACCATAGAAATTCCCTTTTCATGCAGAACTGAGGCAGCCTGACAGGCACTTTCCGGGTCATGGACAGCAACACCTGTCAGCAGTTCTGCTTCTGTCTGATTAGGCGTAATCATGTCAACCCTGGCCAACAATTCATCAGACAATGGACGTGCAGGTGCCGGGTTAAGAACCACAGTAACACCACTGCTCCGGGCCAGTTTTGCGGCCTCAAGAATAGAGGCTTCTGGCGTTTCCAACTGCATGAGCAGGTAGTCTGATCCGGCGATCCCGGCTTTCTGCTCCCGAACCCGCTCCGGGGTTAATGCTGCATTAGCTTCAGCAGCAATACCAATGCAATTTTCTGCACACCCATCCACAAAAATCAAAGCGACTCCGGTATTCACACCTTCCACCTGTTCAACCAGAGAAGTATTGATACCGTCTTCTGCGAACTTATCGACAATCTCCCGGCCAAAAGCGTCTTGTCCTACACAGGCAAAAAAGTGGGTGTTGCCACCCAGTCTGGCGCTGGCGACGGCCTGATTGGCACCCTTACCACCAGGAATAACATCGTAGCGACTGCCGGTGACGGTCTCACCGGGACGGGGAAAAGCCTCCACTTTCAACACATGGTCTGCATTCACACTGCCAAGAACAAGAATCTGTTTAGTCATGAACCTATCTCTGTGTCCAATACAATGACCAGACCAGGGGCCTGGTCATATTCATTGTCAGCTCAGGGCTGTTTTGTAATCAGCTTCAGCTCAACCGGCGTATAGACTTCCACTTCTTCGCCCCTGATAGCCTTGTCTGCGGTTTCCACACCCACTTCACCTATCATGGATGCCTGCTGGGCAATAGTGGCAGCCAGACCACCGTCCTCAACAGACTTGATACCTTCATCCGTTCCGTCAAAGCCGACGACGATGACGTCTTTTTTTGCAGCTTGTACTGCCTTTAGAGCACCCAGCGCCATTTCATCGTTCTGGGCAAAAATAGCTTTTACATCGGGATGAGCCTGCAACAGGTTCTCGGTAACATTCAGAGCTTTGGTACGATCAAAATCTGCTGGTTGACTGGCCACCAGCTCCAGCTTGGTGCCCTTGATGGCTTTCATGAAACCTTCACCACGTTCACGGGCAGCCGAAGTGCCCGGAACACCTTCAAGCTGAATCACCTGACCTTCACCGCCCAGCTTCCTGGCAATAAATTCACCGGCCATTTCACCACCGGCAACGTTGTCGGAAGCTACATGAGAAACCAAATCGCCACCATTGGCTCCACGATCCAGAGTGACTACTGGAATTTTTGCACGATTGGCAGCACTGACAGAGTTGGCTGCAGCGTCAGAATCAGCAGGGTTCAGCAGAATGGCATCGACACCACGTACCGTCAGATCTTCAGTGTTGGTCATTTCCCTGGCGGAATCATTCTGGGAATCCAGAATCACCAGGTCATACCCCAACTCCTGAGCTTTTTTCTCAACCCCTTCTTTCAGGGTGACAAAGAAGGGGTTGTTCAGGGTAGACACCACCAGCGCCATCGATTTTTGATCGGAATCATCGGATGATTCAGTACCCGTAGTGCCTTCTTCAGGCTTGCTGCAGCCTGTCAGGACCAGCCCTGCGGTCAGGGCAACGGCCAGTATTTTTTTCATGGAGAAGATCATGGACAACAACCTCGTGGTTCCGATTGTTTGGCCGGTTTAAACCAGCTTTATATAGACAGACGGCCACTTCCACAACTGGAAGTAGCCCTCTTCTCAAGACTGTTTGGAGGAACGGGTATCTACCAAAACAGCCAGAAGGATAACGAGAGCCTTGGCAATCAGCTGGTAGTAGGAAGAAACATTGAGCAGATTCAGGGCGTTGTTCAGGATGCCGATGATCAGCACACCAACCAGAGTACCGGTGATCCGTCCTTTACCACCTGTCAGACTGGTTCCACCCAGCACTACCGCAGCAATTGCATCCAGCTCGTAGCTGCTACCCGCTGTAGGCTGAGCCGAAGCCAGACGACTGGTGACAATCAACCCTGCCAGAGCGGAGAGACCGCCAGAAATGGAATAAACAGCCAGCTTGATACGATCGACGTTGATACCGGACAGACGAGTAGCAGATTCGTTACCACCCAGAGCATAGACGTAACGACCCAGTCGTGTGTGATTTAACACGAACCACGCTGCCAAAAATGTGAACGCCATCAGGTAAATCGGAAAGGGAATACCAAACAGATAGCCGCTACCGATAAATGAGAAGGCATCAGAAGCAGCACCGCTGCCTGCAGAGATGGGTCGACCTTCGGTGAATACCATAGTGGCCCCACGGAGCAAAGTCATTGTCGCCAGTGTTGCTATAAATGCCTGAACCCTTCCCTTGGCAATAATCAAACCACTCATGGCTCCCATTGCAGCACCTCCAGCGAGAGTCAGGGTCACCACCAGCATGATGTTGAAGTCCATGCCGATCAGAGTTGCCGCCAGAGCACCACTCAGTGCCAGAATGGAGCCGACGGCCAGATCGATACCACTGGTCAGGATGACAAAGGTCATACCCACCGCAATGATGGCGTTAATAGAAGTCTGTCGCAGAATATTCAGCATATTGATGGTACTGAAGAAGCTGTCACTGATCATGGAGACAGCTACCATGAAGATCAGCAGGGCAATGACAGATTTATATTCGAACAGGAATTCTTTATTGATACGGAATTTGCGACCGCTACTTTTTATAAGCTCAGGGCTTCGTATACCTGCCTGTAAGGTTTTTTCAGTCATGATATTTCCTCTTTACGCTGCTTTACCGACAGCACAACGCATCAATTTTTCCTGGCTGGCTTCCTGGCGATCAAATTCACCGGTAATGCTTCCTTCATGCATCACCAGAACCCGGTCACTCATGCCCAGAACTTCTGGCATATCAGACGACACCAGTAAAATACTCATGCCCTTGATCTTGAATTCATTGATAAGCTGGTAGATTTCTTTCTTGGCGCCAACATCGACGCCACGGGTTGGCTCGTCCAGGATCAGCACTCTTGGATTGATCATCAAACCTTTGGCGATAGCCACTTTTTGCTGGTTACCGCCACTGAGGTTCTTGATCAGCTGTTTAGCCGTAGGCGTTTTGATATTAAAGGCTTTAATAAAGTGCTGAACCGAGTCCATCTCGTGATTGCGATCAATCTTGCCGCTGACACTCTGGAACTGTTCCAGACTGCAGAGGCTCATGTTTTCAGAAACCGAAAGCTCCAGAACAAGACCATCACCTTTGCGGTCTTCAGAGATGTACACAATCCCTGCCTGCAAACCTTCCGCCGGAGTTTTAATGCGTTTTGCTTCACCCGCTACCCGGATTTCGCCAGACTCGGCGGCATTGGCACCGTAAAGGGCTTTCATCAGCTCGGTACGACCAGCACCCATCAGACCTGAGATCCCGAGGATTTCACCTTCTTTGAGCTGGAAACTGACTTCTTTAACACCGGGGGCAGAAAGGTTTTCCACCTCCAGTGTCAGGGCACCGGCTTCTACTTCAATACGGGGATACTGTTCTTCAAGGGAACGACCTACCATCTGTTCGATGATGTCGTCCTCAGTCAGCTGTGATACAGGTGTTTCAGCAATAAAACGACCATCTCTCATGATGGTGGCATCATCACAGATCTGGAAAATTTCCTGCAGACGGTGCGAAATATAAACAATGCCCCTGCCTTCAGAACGCAGCTGACGAATCACCTTAAACAGACTTTCAGTCTCTTTATCGGTCAGAGCATCTGTCGGCTCGTCCATCACAATCACCTGTGATGAAAACGACAGTGCCTTGGCAATTTCTACCATTTGCTGAACGCCAATACTCAGCTTGCCCACCGGTGTAGAAGGGTCAAACTGCACATCGAGCATATCGAGCAGCTTCTGTGCTTCCTCACGCACAGTTTTCCAGTCAATTCTGCCGAATCGACCCATGGGTTCACGCCCCAGAAAAATATTCTCGGCAATAGACAGTTCAGGAATCAGGTTCAGCTCCTGATGAATAATGCTGACACCGCGTTCCCGGGAATCCCCGGGCCCCCTGAAAGCCACATCATTCCCGTGGTACTTCAGCTCGCCTTCATCACGGCTGTAGATACCCGTCATAACCTTCATGAGAGTCGATTTACCAGCACCGTTTTCACCCAACAGTGCCATTACCCGGCCTGGGTAAATATTCAGGCTGGCGCCATCCAGAGCCCGGACACCGGGAAATGTCTTGACGACATCTTTCATCTGGAAAACAGGTTCAGATTTTGACTGGGTACTCACTTCATCCCCCTAAAAGCTGCTAACAATGACATTTTCAGTAGTATGAAACCGACGGTATTTCACGTTCATGCTTTTAATCAGCTACAGATGCTTTAAAAAGCAACGCCAGATTTCAGAATGACATTGGCATAGGGTGTGCGTTCCCCGGTACGAACCACCGCCTTACTGAGGTCAGACTGAGCCTTGAAACACTCATGGCTGACCTGGACGACTTTGACAGGAGCCCCCTGTTCTTCTGCTAAAAGTTGAATCCGCTCTGCGAATTGCTGATACAACTCCGGACTGACGTGGATAAACTCTTTGGCAATGATGATCTCTTCTACGACCGTTTCAGAAAGCACCACATCCAGAGTATCCAGAAAACCCGGAACACCATGGGTCAAAGCCAGATCAATTCGCTCGACACTTTCACCAATGGGCAGTCCGCAATCGCAGACAGTCAACCCCTGCCCGTGCCCCAGGCTGGCAATGGCCCCGGAAAGCTGTGGGTTGAGAAGTCTGGTCTTTTTCATACTGGCCACCGTTGGTTGTTTCAGCGAGCCTTTTTCAAAAGAAAGCTCATGGCTATCAGGTTCGCATTAAGTGCTGAGTTTTAAGGTTCAGAAAAACGTTTGCGCAAACGTTTTTTTCGCCGCAACTATAACGATTCGACTGTGGATTAAAATTGACATAGGTCAATCAGAAACAAAGCCGCACAGATAAAAACACGAATGGGGCTATGGGAAATGCCGATTCGACAAGAAATTAACAGACATGAAAATGAAGGCTGTCAAAAGGGTTAAAAACAGTTCGCAGAAATCTATTATAATATAAAATAATCTTATATAATCTCAAGCATGGATAAGAGATTAGTGAAGATAGGTGAGGCAGCTCGTTTACTTGGTACAGACCCAGTAACACTACGTAAATGGGAAAGTACAGGTGAGCTGCTTCCTGCCAGAAAGACCAAAGGCGGAACTCGTTACTACGACGTGTCTGAATTGATGGGCTTAAGTAACGAAGCTGCGCCTACGCTTTGCTATTGCAGAGTCTCCAGTCACGACCAAAAGCCAGACTTAGACAGGCAGCAAGAGTTACTGGAAGCCTACTGTTCTGCAAAAGGTTGGCGAACTCAGGTTATACGTGATCTTGGCTCTGGCATGAACTACCGGAAAAAAGGACTCAATCAGCTGCTTGAGTTGATAATGAAACGCCAGATTAAACGACTGGTGATTTCACATAAAGACAGGCTGCTAAGGTTCGGTTCTGAATTGGTTTTCTCCCTATGTGAATTGCAGGGAATAGAAATAGTCATTGTACATAAAGGCGATCAGCCTTCGTTTGAGGAAGAGCTAGCCAACGATGTATTGGAAATAATCACTGTATTCAACGCAAGACTGTACGGCAGCCGAAGCAGGAAACATAAAAAGATGCTTGAGACTTTGCAAGATGTTGTTAGCTCACAAGATTGAACTCAGACCGACAAAACAACAAGCCGATTATCTTGATAGGGCTTGTGGTTCTCGTCGTCATGCGTTCAATCAACTGTTAGCCCATTTCAATCAAGAAGGCGTTAAATGGTCAAAGAAGGCTGCCAATGAAAAATACCAAGAACTCAGGCTTGAGTTTCCCTGGTATGCCGAAGTCAGCCAACGTGTCACCAGGAACACAATCGACGATCTTCATGACGCCTTTACTCACTTCTTTCGTCGGGTGAAGAAAGGAGAAAAAGCAGGTTATCCAAGATTCAAGAAGCGAGGACTACACGACAGTTTTTCTCTCAGAGAAAAACCCAAGTTCGATGTTGATGACAGAACACTTCGCATTGAGAAACTGAAAACCCGCATCAAGATGCGCCAAGAGCTGAGGTTCACAGGAACACCCTGTCAGGTGACGATCAGTAAGCGAGCCGGAAAGTATTTCGCTTCTATTTTGGTAGACACTCAGGATTACGACCCAAAAGCACAAAGCAATGAGTCTGTAGGCGTTGATTTTGGCATCAAAGATTTAGCTATTTGCTCGAATGGCAAAACCTTTGCTGCTAATCAGAAACTGAAAGGCTCTCTGAAACGACTTAACAGGAAACAGAGGGCGTTAAGCCGCAAAACAAAGGGAAGCAACCGCTATGTGAAAGCCAAGCGAGCGGTTGCCAAACTACATTACCGGACAAGTAACCAGCGATCAGCCGTACTACATGAGGTAAGTGATTATCTGACGTCAAGATTCAAAATAATCACCCTCGAAAATCTGAATGTCAAAGGCATGGTAAAAAACCGCAAACTGGCAAGAGCAATCAGTGACGCAGGTTTCGGTAAGCTGAGAGAACTGGTTGAATACAAGGCAGAGCTGAGAGGATGCCAGGTTGTGATTGCAGATCGATTCTTTCCCAGCTCGAAGAAGTGTGCGGTTCATACTTGCGACTACGTAAATGACAATCTTACTTTGTCTGATCGTGAGTGGCGGTGTCCAAAATGTAAAACTCTGCATGATAGGGATTACAGTGCGAGTTTTAACCTTGATAATTATGGTCGAGACACGTTACAGCTCGACACTAAACCCTACGCAAGAGTGGAGTTAGACACGATTCGTCGTGCATCCATGTGGACGGCGTAGATAAGTCTACATAATTACAGATTATGTCAGATTTTTAGTAGCGGAACATACCTAAGCAACCTTTTTGCTAAATTGAGCACACTAAATCAGAAATAGTGAATCCCGCCTCAGGAGCTTGCAGGTCAATTTACAGGAAACTTCATGGATTCCGTGAGGTGTTCTGATGCATCATCTGGTTAACCCTGAGTTCCTGCAGCAACAGCTCAATTTGAAACTGCTCCGCTTCAATCAGAGTTTTATAACGGGCTACCACCGCATTCATCTGATCAGGCAAGGTTCCTTTAGTGTCCAGCTCAACATTGTCTGCAATAGACTTCAATTGCGCATTGATCTCTTTTTCCTGAATACTGTTTCGGGACTGGCTTTTGTTCCGTTGGGTCTTTTTATTGATTTTGGCCTGAAGCTGTTTCAGCTCGCTCTGCATGCGATTACGGTAGGTCCGAATGCGCTTTTGTCTCAAAGCAATACGATCTTCGATCATCCGGGCGCGGACCTTTTCGTCCATTCCCCGCAGCTTATCCATATCAAATGGCTCAAGCGGTGCTGCCAACCCCTTAAGCTCAACGGGTTTGGCATTACTGTCACATTTTTCTTCTGTAAAAACCACAGCGCCATTTACCTGACATTTGTAAATTGGCTTCGCGTACCCTGTAACCGGAATCAATAAAATGCCGACGCCCAGTAAAAGTTTTCTCAAATCCATGATGATGCCCTGACTTAATACCTTTTCTTTACTATAGTCAGAGCCCGGATCGGAAAATGAATATCAAGACGACCTGTTCCCTTCTTCTTACCCGTGGAATGATTACAAAGATCAGTGTGACGCTGACTCACTGTTTTTGATATCTGCGCATCAGTACCCACAGATAACTGCTCACCGCCAGTGCAATCACTCCAAGCAATATTTTCAGAACAACCTGGGAAACCAGCCAGACTGAAGCCCCTATGCCCAGCCATAATAATGCCAGAGCCCGATACCCTATTTTGGGTGAGAGTGCCCTGTCATGCAGGTACTCTTTCAGGACCGGACCGAACCTGGGATGCCCTAACAGCCACTGATTCAATTTTGGTGAAGAGCGAACGCTGAGCCACAACGCCATCAACAGAAACACCGTCGTTGGCATCAGAGGCAACAGAGCACCTATAACGCCCAGAACAATGCAAAGTACTGCCAACCCCTGATACAAGAGTCGCAACAATGGATTTCTGACCAGAAGATTGCCTTTTTCTTTTGTTACCTGATCAGTCAAACGGGGCTCTTTACACTTACTCAAATGTCGCTTCCTGAATACGCTTTACATACTCCAGCTCTGTGAGTTTTCTCAGAACTTCATAGTAATCCTGCTGA
This window harbors:
- the rbsC gene encoding ribose ABC transporter permease, encoding MTEKTLQAGIRSPELIKSSGRKFRINKEFLFEYKSVIALLIFMVAVSMISDSFFSTINMLNILRQTSINAIIAVGMTFVILTSGIDLAVGSILALSGALAATLIGMDFNIMLVVTLTLAGGAAMGAMSGLIIAKGRVQAFIATLATMTLLRGATMVFTEGRPISAGSGAASDAFSFIGSGYLFGIPFPIYLMAFTFLAAWFVLNHTRLGRYVYALGGNESATRLSGINVDRIKLAVYSISGGLSALAGLIVTSRLASAQPTAGSSYELDAIAAVVLGGTSLTGGKGRITGTLVGVLIIGILNNALNLLNVSSYYQLIAKALVILLAVLVDTRSSKQS
- a CDS encoding LacI family DNA-binding transcriptional regulator; protein product: MATIKDVAKQAGVSISTVSHVLNDTRFVSEDKAFRVRKAVEALNYKPSAVARSLKTNKTYTIGMLTGSNANPFFAEVIHGVEATCYERGYHLVLCNSDNNLDKQASYLRTLEEKRIDGLLVMSAHSDPGFFEMLRERCQWPLVILDCQAPGLEADVIMEDPEQGGYEATRHLLDNGHRSIGCISGPATLSPSSQRLSGYQRALEESGIPLENGWIVEGRLTAESGFEAANHLLDNLGDGQQPPSALFVGNDLMAMGVICALQSRGYRIPDDISVIGYDDIELASYTSPPLTTIHQPKAELGRLAADTLITRIENPGGKPEVKTLRSTLVERQSVKQPCISGYLDG
- a CDS encoding YbaN family protein, giving the protein MSKCKEPRLTDQVTKEKGNLLVRNPLLRLLYQGLAVLCIVLGVIGALLPLMPTTVFLLMALWLSVRSSPKLNQWLLGHPRFGPVLKEYLHDRALSPKIGYRALALLWLGIGASVWLVSQVVLKILLGVIALAVSSYLWVLMRRYQKQ
- a CDS encoding RNA-guided endonuclease TnpB family protein; this encodes MLLAHKIELRPTKQQADYLDRACGSRRHAFNQLLAHFNQEGVKWSKKAANEKYQELRLEFPWYAEVSQRVTRNTIDDLHDAFTHFFRRVKKGEKAGYPRFKKRGLHDSFSLREKPKFDVDDRTLRIEKLKTRIKMRQELRFTGTPCQVTISKRAGKYFASILVDTQDYDPKAQSNESVGVDFGIKDLAICSNGKTFAANQKLKGSLKRLNRKQRALSRKTKGSNRYVKAKRAVAKLHYRTSNQRSAVLHEVSDYLTSRFKIITLENLNVKGMVKNRKLARAISDAGFGKLRELVEYKAELRGCQVVIADRFFPSSKKCAVHTCDYVNDNLTLSDREWRCPKCKTLHDRDYSASFNLDNYGRDTLQLDTKPYARVELDTIRRASMWTA
- the rbsK gene encoding ribokinase — protein: MTKQILVLGSVNADHVLKVEAFPRPGETVTGSRYDVIPGGKGANQAVASARLGGNTHFFACVGQDAFGREIVDKFAEDGINTSLVEQVEGVNTGVALIFVDGCAENCIGIAAEANAALTPERVREQKAGIAGSDYLLMQLETPEASILEAAKLARSSGVTVVLNPAPARPLSDELLARVDMITPNQTEAELLTGVAVHDPESACQAASVLHEKGISMVVITMGRMGALISDQRGARIVPGFEISATDTTAAGDTFNGALLVKLAEGADIDSAARFANAAAGISVTRRGAQTSIPERDETEQFLAEYIRHYPEVQQILIER
- the rbsD gene encoding D-ribose pyranase, translated to MKKTRLLNPQLSGAIASLGHGQGLTVCDCGLPIGESVERIDLALTHGVPGFLDTLDVVLSETVVEEIIIAKEFIHVSPELYQQFAERIQLLAEEQGAPVKVVQVSHECFKAQSDLSKAVVRTGERTPYANVILKSGVAF
- the rbsB gene encoding ribose ABC transporter substrate-binding protein RbsB; translation: MKKILAVALTAGLVLTGCSKPEEGTTGTESSDDSDQKSMALVVSTLNNPFFVTLKEGVEKKAQELGYDLVILDSQNDSAREMTNTEDLTVRGVDAILLNPADSDAAANSVSAANRAKIPVVTLDRGANGGDLVSHVASDNVAGGEMAGEFIARKLGGEGQVIQLEGVPGTSAARERGEGFMKAIKGTKLELVASQPADFDRTKALNVTENLLQAHPDVKAIFAQNDEMALGALKAVQAAKKDVIVVGFDGTDEGIKSVEDGGLAATIAQQASMIGEVGVETADKAIRGEEVEVYTPVELKLITKQP
- a CDS encoding IS607 family transposase, which gives rise to MDKRLVKIGEAARLLGTDPVTLRKWESTGELLPARKTKGGTRYYDVSELMGLSNEAAPTLCYCRVSSHDQKPDLDRQQELLEAYCSAKGWRTQVIRDLGSGMNYRKKGLNQLLELIMKRQIKRLVISHKDRLLRFGSELVFSLCELQGIEIVIVHKGDQPSFEEELANDVLEIITVFNARLYGSRSRKHKKMLETLQDVVSSQD
- the rbsA gene encoding ribose ABC transporter ATP-binding protein RbsA; translated protein: MSTQSKSEPVFQMKDVVKTFPGVRALDGASLNIYPGRVMALLGENGAGKSTLMKVMTGIYSRDEGELKYHGNDVAFRGPGDSRERGVSIIHQELNLIPELSIAENIFLGREPMGRFGRIDWKTVREEAQKLLDMLDVQFDPSTPVGKLSIGVQQMVEIAKALSFSSQVIVMDEPTDALTDKETESLFKVIRQLRSEGRGIVYISHRLQEIFQICDDATIMRDGRFIAETPVSQLTEDDIIEQMVGRSLEEQYPRIEVEAGALTLEVENLSAPGVKEVSFQLKEGEILGISGLMGAGRTELMKALYGANAAESGEIRVAGEAKRIKTPAEGLQAGIVYISEDRKGDGLVLELSVSENMSLCSLEQFQSVSGKIDRNHEMDSVQHFIKAFNIKTPTAKQLIKNLSGGNQQKVAIAKGLMINPRVLILDEPTRGVDVGAKKEIYQLINEFKIKGMSILLVSSDMPEVLGMSDRVLVMHEGSITGEFDRQEASQEKLMRCAVGKAA